GATTTAGGTTATATTGATTTACAAGATAGATCAAATGCAGAAGTTCTAACCCACCAAATAATAAAAAAAGCTATTTCATTTTTAGAAATTAATGATTATGGTGAATTAAAAAAACTTAATGAAAGTATTCAAGAGAAATATTTATTAAATTTTTCACTTTTTCAATCTCTTCCTGATTATTGGGGTATTGATCAAGAATTTCCAGTAATGCCATTAACACATTTAGATAAAAACCCTACAAGAAGTGCTTCTTTATGGGATATTACTTGTGACAGTGATGGTGAGATTCCTTTTGATTCAAAAAAACCACTTTATTTACATGATATAAATTTAAATGAAGAGGACTATTTCTTAGGCTTTTTTAATGTTGGAGCATATCAAGATACATTAGGAATGAAACATAACCTCTTCTCTCACCCAACTGAGGTTAATGTTGTATTTAAAGATGGGGAAGTAGTATTAGAAAAAATATTAGAATCTCAAAAAATAATAGATATCCTTGAAGATATTGATTATGACACAGATGATATGAAAAATATTTTAAGAAAAAATCTTGATCCAGAGATTTACAAAGACTTAAAAAAATATCTAAGTGAAAATAGTTATTTAAAAACTATATGGAGTTATTATGAATGATGAAATAAATAAAGAAACAATTAAACCAGAATTAGATACTGAAAGAATATCTCTTTGGAAACAGATAAAAGAAGACTTTTCTGTTCCAAAGTTAAATGACCCAGCGTTAAATTCAAATATTGAACTAATTTTTAATTATCCTGGTGTTTGGGCAGTTATCAATCACAGAATTGCAAATAGACTTTATAAAAAGAATTTCAAACTAACTTCTAGAATAATAATGGGACTTACTCAATTTTTATGTAATATGGATATTCATCCAGCAGCAACTATTGGACGAAGAGTATTTATAGATCATGGTATTGGTGTAGTCATCGGTGAAACTGCAATAGTTGAAGATGATGTACTAATTTACCAAGGGGTAACTCTTGGAGGAGTTAGTTTAAATAAAGGAAAAAGACACCCTACTATTAAATCAAACTCTGTAATTGGAAGTGGTGCAAAAGTTTTAGGGAATATTACTGTTGGTAAAAATAGTAAAATTGGAGCAAATTCTGTTGTAATTTGCGATGTTCCAAAAAACTCAACTGCAGTTGGAGTACCTGCTAAAATTATCAAAAGAGATGATAAAAATGG
This portion of the Arcobacter nitrofigilis DSM 7299 genome encodes:
- the cysE gene encoding serine O-acetyltransferase, which translates into the protein MNDEINKETIKPELDTERISLWKQIKEDFSVPKLNDPALNSNIELIFNYPGVWAVINHRIANRLYKKNFKLTSRIIMGLTQFLCNMDIHPAATIGRRVFIDHGIGVVIGETAIVEDDVLIYQGVTLGGVSLNKGKRHPTIKSNSVIGSGAKVLGNITVGKNSKIGANSVVICDVPKNSTAVGVPAKIIKRDDKNGRLNHGDLPDINKEMFEYLLKRVAVLEHAIKKYDGIDLSNEYTDLECIYKKFISAMNSIR